In Candidatus Persebacteraceae bacterium Df01, a genomic segment contains:
- the pgeF gene encoding peptidoglycan editing factor PgeF, with translation MHLIRPDWPAPTNIAAVFTTRLDGVSDPPYHSLNLSPNVDDDNEAVGENRMRLCAILPSAPNWLRQAHTSRVLRAEDIESDVSVADAAYTFSAGVPCAVITADCLPVLLCTRDGNGVAAAHAGWRGLAAGVLENTVAVLRANSDEPLIAYLGPAISAAHYEVGADVRDALCRDELDASHFYLHDATDEKWFANLPQLAARRLRDLGIEDITFSTACTYEDKKHYFSARRDNKTGRMAALVWKTALPKA, from the coding sequence ATGCACCTAATTCGTCCCGACTGGCCTGCGCCGACCAACATTGCTGCCGTTTTTACCACGCGGTTGGATGGTGTTAGCGATCCACCATATCACTCCTTAAATTTGTCACCAAATGTCGACGATGATAACGAAGCGGTAGGTGAAAACCGCATGCGGTTGTGTGCAATATTGCCGTCGGCACCAAATTGGTTGCGACAGGCACACACCAGCCGAGTGTTGCGTGCTGAGGATATTGAATCTGATGTTTCGGTTGCGGATGCGGCTTATACTTTTTCTGCTGGTGTTCCTTGCGCGGTGATTACCGCTGATTGCCTACCGGTGTTGCTGTGTACTAGGGATGGTAACGGTGTGGCAGCAGCACATGCCGGCTGGCGCGGTTTGGCTGCCGGCGTGTTAGAAAACACCGTTGCCGTATTGCGTGCCAACAGTGATGAACCATTGATTGCATACTTAGGTCCTGCCATTAGTGCTGCACACTATGAAGTGGGTGCCGACGTTCGTGACGCCTTGTGTCGAGATGAGTTGGACGCATCACATTTTTATTTGCATGATGCGACAGATGAAAAATGGTTTGCTAATTTACCGCAATTAGCTGCGCGGCGGTTGCGTGATTTGGGAATTGAAGATATTACTTTCAGCACTGCCTGTACATATGAAGATAAAAAACACTATTTTTCTGCTCGACGGGACAACAAAACCGGAAGAATGGCAGCATTAGTTTGGAAAACAGCGTTGCCAAAAGCATGA
- a CDS encoding Hsp20/alpha crystallin family protein: MHNLYKPFDRFLQSVERDFPAASSAGFRVNIKESEAHYHLSADLPGVTKKDVSVNVENGVLSISALFKQEEGDMLHSERLNGSYERTFRLSDKIAAESIEAAMKDGVLTLTIPKGERIIKRQIAIN; this comes from the coding sequence ATGCACAATCTTTACAAACCTTTTGACCGCTTTTTACAATCCGTTGAACGCGATTTTCCTGCCGCATCATCTGCAGGCTTCCGCGTGAACATCAAGGAAAGTGAAGCGCACTATCACCTATCTGCTGACTTGCCGGGAGTTACCAAAAAAGACGTATCAGTAAACGTTGAAAACGGTGTGCTCTCCATCAGCGCTTTGTTTAAACAGGAAGAAGGCGACATGCTACATAGTGAACGGTTGAACGGTTCTTATGAGCGAACTTTTCGCCTATCCGACAAAATTGCCGCAGAATCTATTGAAGCGGCTATGAAAGATGGCGTGCTAACGCTTACCATCCCCAAAGGAGAACGAATCATCAAACGCCAAATCGCCATTAATTAA